In Sphaerisporangium siamense, the DNA window TCATGGCAGCTGCGGATTGCAGATGACATCCGAACCAAGATCGAGTCTGGGCATCTACAGCCAGGGGACAAGCTGCCTGGCCTGCCGGATCTTGCCCAGTCCTACGGTGTCAGCCTGGTCACGGTGCGGCTTGCGCTCGCGAGGCTGAAGCAGGAGGGACTCGTGATCTCCCAGCAAGGTCGCGGGAACTTCGTACGAGGAAGACACCGCATCCGCAGATTCGGGATAGAGCGCTACAGCCGATCGGTGTGGGGAGGCGAACAGGCCCGGCCGCTACTGGAGGCAGAGGGCGGCAAGCAGGGGCGGAGCATAGGCCAGACCACGGAGACCGACACGGCACCAGCACCCGCCTTCGTGGCCGATCGTCTGCCTGGAATCTCCGAGGGAGACACCGTCCATGTTCGGCGACGTGTCACCACGATCGACGGAGTGATCAATCAATCCGTCGACTCCTACTTCAGTCTTGAGACTGGGGCGCGGTCTGCTGCACTGCTCTCGGGCGAAGGAACCGGGGGCCACATCGCAAGGATCAACGCGATCTCACCTGTCTTAGAGATCCAGGAGGAGCTTTCGGCCCGCATGCCGACAGGACCCGAGTCGTCACATCTCCAGATCCCCGAAGGCACACCAGTGGTGGAGATCATCCGGACCTATCACACCCAAGACGGCCCTCTCGACGTCACCAAGTTTGTGATCAGGGCCGACATGGCTGCCTTCGACTACAGATTCCCAGTCCCTGATTGATCCAGATGATCAGACTGGTTCGGTTGAGACCGTTCTCGGCGACGCTCCCCGACCTTGAGTGTCGTTCGTGATAGACGATGGCGGGTCTCAGGACCTGCAAATCTGAAGACCAGACAGCAAAACCGGCGGCCCTAGAACCTGCACAGCAAGGCACTAGGACCGCCGGTCCACCGCTCAACCCGGACGAGTTTGCCGACCAGGCCGGGTTGAGCTTCGTACGCGAGAGAGGCCAAGTTGGCTCTGCCCGTTGCATCAACGGTAACTCAGGCGACCGACTGCGAACACAGGGAGCGCCGCGAACCACCCGAAACGGGGGAGGGTGCCGCGCCGACCAGTCCGCCCGAGTCGGACCCGGCGTGGGGGCCGTCTGGGCGCATTGAGATGCCCGCCTTGCTGCTGCGCTCTGCCGTGCACGGCGGCTTGGCCGTGGCGGCGTGGGCGATGTACGAGACGCTGATGCCGCGGGGCCTGCGCGGTGGCCGGGCGCCCGCGCGGGCGCGGCGGATCTGGGTGGGCGAGGCCCTGGGGGTGACGCCCAAGAGCCTGGATGCCGCGCGCCGGGAGCTGCTGGCGGCCGGCGAGTGCGGTCCATGGTTGTCGCGGTCTGCCCCCCGGGGTGCCAAGCGCGCCGTCAGGCACATGGCGCTGCATGTGCCCGCGCAGACCGGCGAGAAGTTCGCGGCCGTGCCCGCCTGGACGCTGGATCTGGTCCACGGCGGCCGCCATCGGCCGGAGGGCACCATCAGCCCGGACGCCTGGCGGCTGTACGGCCTGGGGGAACTGGAGCGCGAGAACGCCGAGACGTTCGAGGCGTCGGTGCGCTTCCTGGGGAAGCTGCTGCACGCCTCCCCCGACACCGGCCGGCGACGAGCGTTCGAGCTGGAGGCGTCCGGGTTGTGGCAGGTGGCCGAGCGGCCCGGGGGGCGGCTGGTGATCCGCCCGATGCAGACCCCGCAGGAGGCGTTCACGGCGGCATCGGCCTACGCCGAACACGGCCGCGCCCAGGTCGTCGACCCCTCGCAACCAAGCGCATTCACCCCTCGCAACGAGACGCATTCACCCCTCGCAACGAAGCGCACTCCACAGGAGTCAGACCTTCAGGAGTCACCTCTTCCGGAGTCAGATGATGCGCCTCCCGCCGTAGGCGTGGTGCAGGTAGGCCGCGCGCGGGCGCGAGCGGCTGACGCCGGGAGGGTCGAAAGGTCGGCACCGAGGAAGGGGCCTGGCCGCGGTTCGGACCCGCGGGCGGCCGAGGTCTACCGCCAGGCGGTCCCGGCCGAGCTCGCCGCGCTCATCCCCGCGCACGGCCGCCGCCGAGTGCTGGCGGTGCTGAGCGCCGAGCTGGTCCACCGCGAGCCCGGGGAGCTGGCCGCGCGGATCGCGGCGCGCTTCGAGTCCTGGCGCTACCGGCTGGCCGAGGTCACCGATGCCACGGCCGTGGCCATCACCCTCGCCCGGCGCGGCTACCACTGCGTGGACGTGCGGTGCGAGGACCATGTACGGCTCGACACCGGCCAACGGTGCAGCGCGTGCGCTGAGACCGCACACGAGATCACCAAGGGCCGTCAGACGGCCTCAGACGGCCCCGTGATCGACGATCAGCCGCCGCCGGGCCGCGTGATACCCGCCAGCGGGTCTAACGCCCCCACAAGACCGCTCAGCGCCGCACCGCCGCCGCTCACCGACACCTGCCCGCGTCATCCGGGCGCCCGGGAACGCGCTGACGGCGAGTGCGCCGGGTGCTGGGTCGACCGGATCGCCATCGCCTGACCCCCCGGCCG includes these proteins:
- a CDS encoding GntR family transcriptional regulator; translation: SWQLRIADDIRTKIESGHLQPGDKLPGLPDLAQSYGVSLVTVRLALARLKQEGLVISQQGRGNFVRGRHRIRRFGIERYSRSVWGGEQARPLLEAEGGKQGRSIGQTTETDTAPAPAFVADRLPGISEGDTVHVRRRVTTIDGVINQSVDSYFSLETGARSAALLSGEGTGGHIARINAISPVLEIQEELSARMPTGPESSHLQIPEGTPVVEIIRTYHTQDGPLDVTKFVIRADMAAFDYRFPVPD